A window from Fusarium musae strain F31 chromosome 8, whole genome shotgun sequence encodes these proteins:
- a CDS encoding hypothetical protein (EggNog:ENOG41~CAZy:GH43) codes for MAEESSPTFTNPVVRGFNPDPTICVVPATDSTPTTFFLSTSTFEFFPGCAIYTSTNLIDWKLIGHALNRRSQIDMRTVEPGAGSWASTLRYRPEEKRWYLANGVFHRYRPTIDERIFPRGFYVWTDNIWDDNAWSDPVYFDNPGFDQDDQLFWDDDGKVYLSTTMRFAWRDPNSKQKDFGIHISEIDISTGKTLTAPKIIRKSPHGIAEGSHIFKRGDWYYLLTAEGGTEAGHQEWVFRSRDGPLGPWESQGKPLWYNGPDEEVQRTGHVDVFEDGNGDWWSVLLGVRPVQHQGTFLEPQLGREAFLVKVEWKDDWPVFNDGNNITLKTTGRDLVRSASKQSLQTWKADLSKHDLELGWYQKNTPIKRSYTLTEKPGVLRLYGNCYDLTSPEAPALLLRKQTSYNQVFKVKMNFSPTVRGYEAGVVLWWSQHSYASLGVVASENEGGKVENRVIYKGAAGNADEFKTSETDLGGSLENVELSIRAYPTKYELSLKARGMESDVYTIDASALTVVPPHGGCFAGTMFGIYSHGKNQPVLDPADFSDISIEELE; via the exons ATGGCTGAAGAATCAAGTCCCACGTTCACAAACCCTGTCGTTCGGGGCTTCAACCCGGATCCTACAATCTGTGTAGTTCCCGCTACGGACTCAACCCCAACGACGTTTTTCCTCAGCACTTCAACATTTGAGTTCTTTCCCGGATGCGCCATTTACACGTCAACTAACCTAATTGACTGGAAACTTATTGGTCATGCGCTCAACCGTCGAAGTCAGATTGACATGCGTACCGTTGAGCCAGGTGCTGGTAGTTGGGCGAGTACTTTGAGATATCGacctgaggagaagagatggTATTTGGCCAATGGTGTCTTCCACCGCTACCGACCAACTATCGAT GAACGCATCTTTCCCAGAGGGTTCTATGTCTGGACGGACAATATCTGGGACGACAATGCATGGTCCGACCCAGTGTACTTTGACAACCCTGGTTTTGACCAAGAT GACCAGTTGTTCTGGGACGACGATGGGAAGGTCTATCTCTCAACTACAATGCGTTTCGCCTGGCGAGACCCCAACTCGAAGCAAAAGGACTTTGGAATTCACATCTCTGAGATCGACATCTCAACTGGAAAAACCCTCACCGCCCCGAAGATCATCCGAAAGTCTCCTCATGGAATTGCCGAGGGTTCTCATATCTTTAAGCGAGGAGACTGGTATTATCTTTTGACCGCTGAAGGAGGCACAGAAGCTGGTCATCAAGAGTGGGTGTTTCGTAGCAGAGATGGCCCATTAGGTCCATGGGAAAGCCAGGGAAAGCCGCTTTGGTACAATGGACCCGATGAAGAGGTCCAAAGAACGGGACATGTTGATGTCTTTGAGGACGGAAACGGAGACTGGTGGTCTGTCTTACTGGGTGTCCGACCAGTGCAACACCAGGGGACGTTTTTGGAACCACAACTAG GACGAGAGGCATTTCTCGTCAAGGTTGAGTGGAAGGACGACTGGCCAGTCTTCAATGACGGCAACAATATCACGCTGAAGACTACAGGAAGAGATCTTGTCAGATCAGCTTCGAAACAAAGCCTTCAAACGTGGAAGGCCGATCTGTCAAAACATGATCTGGAATTGGGGTGGTACCAGAAGA ACACACCCATCAAGCGAAGTTATACTCTTACGGAAAAGCCGGGTGTGCTAAGACTCTACGGGAACTGCTACGACTTAACATCTCCTGAGGCTCCGGCCCTGCTTCTTAGGAAACAGACTTCGTACAACCAAGTATTTAAAGTCAAAATGAATTTCAGCCCTACAGTTCGAGGCTACGAAGCTGGTGTTGTCCTGTGGTGGAGCCAGCACTCTTATGCTTCCTTAGGGGTCGTCGCTTCAGAAAATGAGGGTGGAAAGGTCGAGAACAGGGTCATCTATAAAGGAGCAGCTGGGAATGCCGATGAATTCAAA ACTTCAGAGACAGATCTTGGAGGTAGCCTCGAAAACGTTGAATTGTCTATTCGTGCATACCCAACCAAGTATGAGCTTTCTCTCAAGGCTAGAGGAATGGAGTCAGACGTGTATACTATCGACGCCAGTGCTTTGACAGTGGTGCCACCCCACGGAGGATGTTTTGCCGGAACAATGTTTGGAATCTATTCCCATGGCAAGAATCAGCCTGTATTAGATCCAGCAGACTTTTCAGACATCAGCATAGAGGAGCTGGAATAG
- a CDS encoding hypothetical protein (EggNog:ENOG41), whose amino-acid sequence MALTLKPFRAEHMGSLLRPQALLDVREQIREKGLSPENAGLETVENDAVKDVVKMQQDLGFKAVTSGEFTRTRFWGLMWDEFEGTTQLSDADASMFRLYHPDVVSLIETDRQVMPGESVIAGGKLSHSPEKSVSNLHELKLVQKFVPKEDWASIKLTMITPAWFHMRYKQGKAYTPEAYKNDEEYFKDVAKVYQDELDQLYKAGLRNVQFDDPGMAYFCSQKFRDGWAADSDNIGTVDDLLDAYIQLYNDSLSKIPSDMHTGIHLCRGNFIGGRHFAEGKYDIIAEKLFRNLNVNTFYLEYDTERAGGFEPLQFLPKDKNVVVGVISTKLPQLEDKEEMKKRVLSAADWVAKGTGESQKEALQRIAVSPQCGFSTHESGYPLNLEEEKKKLALVREIADEIWGEA is encoded by the exons ATGGCACTCACTCTTAAACCTTTCCGCGCTGAGCACATGGGCTCTTTGCTCCGACCTCAGGCTCTTCTTGACGTCAGAGAGCAAATCCGCGAGAAGGGCCTTAGCCCCGAGAACGCCGGCCTTGAGACTGTGGAGAACGACGCTGTGAAAGATGTTGTCAAGATGCAGCAAGATCTAGGCTTCAAGGCCGTGACCAGCGGCGAGTTCACCCGTACTCGCTTCTGGGGACTTATGTGGGACGAGTTCGAGGGAACGACCCAGCtctctgatgctgatgcttccATGTTCCGGCTTTACCACCCTGACGTGGTCAGCTTAATCGAGACTGATCGCCAAGTTATGCCTGGAGAGTCGGTCATTGCTGGTGGAAAGCTTTCCCACAGCCCTGAGAAGTCTGTTTCGAACCTCCATGAGCTGAAGCTCGTTCAAAAGTTTGTGCCGAAGGAGGATTGGGCTTCCATCAAGCTTACTATGATTACTCCTGCCTGGTTCCATATGCGTTAtaagcaaggcaaggcataTACTCCCGAGGCGTACAAGAACGATGAGGAGTATTTCAAGGATGTGGCCAAGGTCTAccaggatgagcttgatcaGCTTTACAAGGCTGGTCTGCGAAACGTTCAATTTGATGACCCTGGCATGGCTT ACTTTTGCAGCCAGAAGTTCCGTGATGGTTGGGCTGCTGACTCTGATAACATTGGCACCGTCGATGATCTTCTAGATGCCTATATCCAGCTCTACAACGACAGTCTCTCCAAGATCCCTTCAGACATGCACACAGGTATTCATCTCTGCCGTGGCAACTTCATCGGCGGTCGTCACTTTGCCGAAGGTAAATACGACATCATCGCTGAAAAGCTCTTCCGCAACCTCAATGTAAACACGTTCTACCTTGAGTACGATACCGAGCGTGCCGGTGGTTTTGAACCTCTCCAGTTCCTCCCTAAGGACAAgaatgttgttgttggcgtcATCAGCACCAAGTTGCCTCAGCTGGAGGAtaaggaggagatgaagaagcgtGTCCTGAGTGCGGCGGATTGGGTGGCAAAGGGAACTGGCGAGAGCCAGAAAGAAGCGCTGCAGAGAATTGCTGTCAGTCCTCAGTGTGGTTTCAGTACTCATGAGAGCGGATACCCCCTCAATctcgaggaagagaagaagaagcttgcaTTGGTTAGAGAGATCGCCGACGAGATCTGGGGCGAAGCATAA